A genomic region of Mitsuaria sp. 7 contains the following coding sequences:
- a CDS encoding PTS sugar transporter subunit IIA: protein MSGLLLIAHAPLATALKQVAEHTFPHCSLQLRVLDVTPEMSADDVESQARALISASGHQQTLVLTDVYGATPTNAALRLQGEQVKVLTGVNVPMLWRSLCYAGEGLDALVQRASQGGTQGILCDATAPCASNNPSSQPSCS from the coding sequence ATGTCCGGCCTGCTGTTGATCGCTCACGCCCCGCTGGCCACCGCGCTGAAGCAGGTGGCCGAGCACACCTTCCCGCATTGCTCCTTGCAGTTGAGAGTGCTGGACGTGACGCCGGAGATGAGCGCCGACGACGTCGAGTCGCAGGCGCGCGCGCTGATCAGCGCTTCCGGGCACCAGCAGACCCTGGTGCTGACCGACGTCTACGGTGCGACACCGACGAATGCCGCGCTGCGCCTGCAGGGCGAGCAGGTGAAGGTGCTCACCGGCGTCAACGTGCCGATGCTGTGGCGCTCGCTGTGCTACGCCGGCGAAGGCCTGGATGCGCTGGTCCAGCGCGCCAGCCAGGGCGGCACCCAGGGCATCCTGTGCGACGCGACGGCGCCTTGCGCCTCCAACAACCCTTCGTCCCAACCTTCCTGCTCATGA
- a CDS encoding HPr family phosphocarrier protein: MIKSTLTISNKLGLHARASAKLTKLAGGFKAEVFMTRNGRRVNAKSIMGVMMLAAGIGAEVELETSGEDEQPAHDAITALVNDKFGEGQ; encoded by the coding sequence ATGATCAAGTCGACCCTCACCATCAGCAACAAGCTGGGCCTGCATGCCCGAGCCTCGGCGAAGTTGACGAAGTTGGCGGGGGGATTCAAGGCGGAGGTCTTCATGACCCGCAACGGTCGTCGCGTGAATGCCAAGAGCATCATGGGCGTCATGATGCTGGCTGCGGGAATCGGCGCGGAAGTGGAGCTCGAAACCTCGGGCGAGGACGAGCAACCCGCGCACGACGCCATCACGGCGCTGGTGAACGACAAGTTCGGCGAAGGCCAGTAA